Proteins encoded within one genomic window of Tabrizicola piscis:
- a CDS encoding helicase-related protein codes for MDAPRRVTAVLGPTNTGKTHHAIERMLSHRTGVIGLPLRLLAREVYDRIVAKVGPSVVALVTGEERIVPERTQYWVCTVEAMPLEIGADFVAVDEIQLCADADRGHVFTDRLLRARGLHETLFLGSDTMRGAIAGLVPHVTFLKRERMSTLTYSGSKKISRMPPRSAIVGFSVENVYAIAELIRRQKGGCAVVMGALSPRTRNAQVALYQNGDVDYLVATDAIGMGLNLDIKHAAFSATAKFDGRRMRPLYPQELAQIAGRAGRHTEDGTFGVTGDVRPLDEDLVEAIENHRFAPVKKLHWRNEQMDFGTADRLIRSLEYPTSNEWLTRARDADDVLALKALSALPEVQDRLTEPKRVQLLWDVCRIPDFRSTGGAEHTTLLTRIFEFLVGRGLGGGRIPADWLAKAIARIDKTEGDIDTLSRRLAYIRTWTYVTQRKNWVEDESHWRDETRAVEDRLSDALHAALTQRFVDRRTSVLLRRLKQKEVLVAEVNDKGEVTVEGEFAGKLEGFRFKQDASATPDAARTLAQAAIQALKPEFHLRADRFYNAPDTELDFTEQGGLMWGSNAVGKLVKGAEAAKPSVEAFVDEEAGPDVVEKVRRRLQHFIDRKVAAQFDPLLAMARDEGLTGLARGFAFRLSEAMGVLPRDAVASEVKELDQEARGALRKHGVRFGQFTVFLPALLKPAPTRLRLVLWSLWNGLQEFPESPPPGLVTIPNMAEVPKQHYTLAGYHPAGTRAIRIDMLERLADILRQKDSRAGFEATPDMLSITGMTLDQFADLMAGLGYKGEKGERVKVKTTEAPKAPEISAEAAASIAAGVPIPEEVSILAAPVEPQDEAATEAAPEMEAFYTFTWAPKPRFQRPERAPRPERKPQAEGEARAPRSDRPQGDRPQGDRPQGDRPKGDRPQGDRPKGDRPRGDRPKDGQRPDRKGDQKGGKPQRDERQKSFEARPPRSEKPIDPDNPFAALLALKGKV; via the coding sequence ATGGACGCCCCGCGGCGGGTGACGGCGGTCCTTGGGCCGACGAATACCGGCAAGACCCACCACGCGATCGAGCGGATGCTCAGCCACCGGACCGGCGTGATCGGCCTGCCGCTGCGGCTGCTTGCGCGTGAGGTGTATGACCGGATCGTCGCCAAGGTGGGCCCCTCGGTCGTGGCGCTGGTGACGGGCGAGGAGCGGATCGTCCCGGAACGCACGCAGTACTGGGTCTGTACGGTCGAAGCGATGCCGCTGGAGATCGGTGCCGATTTCGTCGCGGTGGACGAGATCCAGCTCTGCGCCGATGCCGACCGGGGGCATGTGTTCACCGACCGTCTGCTGCGCGCGCGCGGCCTGCATGAGACGCTGTTTCTGGGGTCCGATACCATGCGCGGGGCCATCGCCGGGCTGGTGCCGCATGTGACGTTCCTGAAGCGTGAGCGGATGTCGACGCTGACCTACTCAGGTTCGAAAAAGATAAGCCGGATGCCCCCGCGCAGTGCAATTGTCGGGTTTTCGGTTGAAAATGTATATGCCATCGCTGAGCTGATCCGGCGGCAGAAGGGCGGCTGCGCGGTCGTCATGGGGGCGCTCAGCCCCCGGACGCGCAATGCGCAGGTCGCGCTCTACCAGAACGGCGATGTGGACTATCTGGTAGCCACTGATGCCATCGGCATGGGCCTGAACCTTGACATCAAGCACGCGGCCTTCTCTGCCACCGCCAAGTTCGACGGACGCCGGATGCGCCCGCTTTACCCGCAGGAACTGGCCCAGATCGCCGGACGGGCAGGGCGGCATACCGAGGATGGCACCTTTGGCGTGACGGGCGACGTGCGGCCCCTGGATGAGGATCTGGTCGAGGCCATCGAGAACCACCGCTTCGCCCCGGTCAAGAAACTGCACTGGCGCAACGAGCAGATGGATTTCGGCACTGCCGACCGGCTGATCCGCAGTCTGGAATATCCGACGTCGAACGAATGGCTGACCCGTGCGCGCGATGCCGATGATGTGCTGGCGCTGAAGGCGCTGTCGGCCCTGCCCGAGGTGCAGGACCGCCTGACCGAACCCAAGCGGGTGCAACTTCTGTGGGACGTCTGCCGGATTCCCGACTTCCGGTCCACGGGCGGGGCGGAACACACCACGCTTTTGACCCGCATCTTCGAGTTTCTGGTGGGGCGCGGCCTTGGGGGCGGGCGGATCCCTGCCGACTGGCTGGCCAAGGCCATTGCAAGGATCGACAAGACTGAAGGCGATATCGACACATTATCGCGCAGACTGGCGTATATACGGACGTGGACCTACGTTACCCAGCGGAAAAACTGGGTAGAAGACGAAAGCCATTGGCGGGATGAAACGCGCGCTGTAGAAGACCGCCTGTCGGATGCCCTGCATGCGGCGCTGACGCAACGATTTGTCGACCGGCGGACATCTGTCCTCCTCCGCCGGTTGAAGCAGAAGGAGGTCCTCGTGGCCGAAGTGAACGACAAGGGCGAAGTGACGGTCGAAGGCGAATTCGCCGGCAAGCTGGAAGGCTTCCGCTTCAAGCAGGACGCCAGCGCCACGCCCGATGCCGCGCGCACATTGGCGCAGGCGGCGATTCAGGCCCTGAAGCCCGAATTCCACCTTCGCGCCGACCGCTTCTACAACGCCCCGGACACCGAGCTTGATTTCACCGAACAGGGCGGCCTGATGTGGGGCAGCAATGCGGTTGGCAAGTTGGTCAAGGGTGCCGAAGCGGCCAAGCCTTCGGTCGAGGCCTTTGTCGACGAAGAGGCCGGGCCTGACGTGGTGGAAAAGGTCCGCCGCCGGTTGCAGCATTTCATCGACCGCAAGGTGGCCGCCCAGTTCGACCCCCTGCTCGCCATGGCCCGGGATGAGGGCCTGACGGGCCTTGCCCGCGGCTTTGCCTTCCGTCTGTCCGAAGCGATGGGCGTTCTTCCCCGCGATGCCGTTGCGTCCGAGGTCAAAGAGCTGGACCAAGAGGCGCGCGGCGCCCTGCGCAAGCATGGTGTGCGCTTTGGCCAGTTCACGGTCTTTCTGCCCGCGCTTTTGAAGCCCGCGCCCACCCGGTTGCGGTTGGTGCTGTGGTCGCTTTGGAACGGCTTGCAGGAATTCCCCGAAAGCCCGCCGCCCGGCCTTGTGACCATCCCCAACATGGCCGAGGTGCCAAAGCAGCACTACACACTGGCTGGTTACCACCCCGCAGGCACCCGTGCGATCCGCATCGACATGCTGGAACGTCTGGCCGACATCCTGCGCCAGAAGGACAGTCGTGCGGGATTCGAGGCGACGCCGGACATGCTGTCGATCACCGGCATGACGCTGGACCAGTTTGCCGATCTGATGGCCGGCCTTGGCTACAAGGGCGAAAAGGGCGAGCGGGTGAAGGTCAAGACGACCGAGGCACCAAAGGCCCCGGAAATCTCGGCCGAGGCGGCTGCGTCGATTGCGGCGGGCGTGCCGATCCCGGAGGAAGTTTCGATCCTGGCGGCACCCGTCGAGCCGCAGGATGAGGCTGCGACCGAAGCCGCGCCCGAGATGGAGGCGTTCTACACCTTCACTTGGGCGCCAAAGCCGCGCTTCCAGCGGCCGGAACGTGCGCCACGCCCCGAACGCAAGCCACAGGCCGAGGGTGAGGCGCGCGCGCCCCGCAGCGACCGCCCGCAAGGGGATCGTCCGCAGGGCGACCGTCCACAGGGTGATCGTCCGAAGGGCGACCGCCCACAGGGGGATCGGCCAAAAGGCGACCGTCCGCGCGGCGACCGCCCGAAAGACGGGCAGCGGCCCGACCGCAAGGGCGACCAGAAGGGTGGCAAACCGCAGCGCGACGAGCGGCAGAAATCGTTCGAGGCCCGCCCGCCGCGCAGCGAAAAGCCGATCGACCCCGACAACCCCTTTGCCGCGTTGCTGGCGCTGAAGGGCAAGGTCTAA
- a CDS encoding SCP2 sterol-binding domain-containing protein, producing the protein MSDMIDHAVKALSAKLSGSFDGVAKFVIPGEGAIMMDATGVRAGDDEADVTLTADADVFRAILDGDMNPTSAFMTGKLAVDGNMGMALKLGSVLG; encoded by the coding sequence ATGAGCGACATGATAGATCACGCCGTCAAGGCCCTGAGCGCCAAACTTTCGGGCAGCTTCGATGGCGTGGCCAAGTTCGTCATCCCCGGCGAAGGGGCCATCATGATGGACGCCACCGGCGTGCGCGCCGGCGACGATGAGGCGGATGTGACCCTGACCGCCGATGCCGATGTGTTCCGGGCGATTCTGGACGGTGACATGAACCCGACCTCGGCCTTCATGACCGGCAAGCTGGCAGTCGATGGCAACATGGGCATGGCCCTGAAGCTGGGCTCGGTTCTGGGGTGA
- a CDS encoding riboflavin synthase, with protein MFTGIVTDIGRIVETKVTGDLRARIATRYDTGRIDIGASIACDGVCLTVVALGSDPENWFDVEISGETVSKTNLGGWNPGKRVNLERALKVGDELGGHIVSGHIDGLAEVVGVRPEGGSVRVTFRAPDALARFIAPKGSVALNGTSLTVNEVAGRDFGVNFIPHTQSATTWGEVAVGDLVNLEVDTMARYVARLREYD; from the coding sequence ATGTTCACCGGAATTGTCACCGACATCGGCCGGATCGTCGAAACCAAGGTAACCGGCGATCTGCGCGCGCGCATCGCCACGCGCTATGACACCGGCCGCATCGACATTGGCGCAAGCATTGCCTGTGACGGCGTCTGCCTGACCGTCGTGGCGCTGGGGTCGGATCCGGAAAACTGGTTCGACGTCGAAATCTCGGGCGAGACGGTGTCCAAGACCAACCTTGGCGGCTGGAACCCGGGCAAGCGGGTGAACCTGGAACGCGCGCTGAAGGTCGGGGATGAACTGGGCGGGCATATCGTGTCCGGCCACATCGATGGGCTGGCCGAGGTTGTGGGCGTGCGGCCCGAGGGCGGGTCAGTCCGGGTGACCTTCCGCGCGCCCGATGCCCTGGCGCGGTTCATTGCGCCGAAAGGGTCGGTGGCGTTGAACGGCACCTCGCTGACCGTGAACGAGGTTGCAGGGCGCGACTTCGGGGTGAACTTCATCCCCCATACGCAAAGCGCAACGACATGGGGCGAGGTGGCCGTGGGCGACCTCGTGAACTTGGAGGTTGATACGATGGCGCGCTATGTGGCGCGGTTGCGCGAATACGACTGA
- a CDS encoding CarD family transcriptional regulator: protein MTKLKKPEFRPNDFVVYPAHGVGKIISIEEQQIAGIQLELFVISFEKDKMTLRVPTHKATEIGMRALSAPDVVTKALDTLKGKAKVKRAMWSRRAQEYEQKINSGDLLSIAEVVRDLHRADDQREQSYSERQLYEAALERLTREVAAVSGVDEAGAAKQVDSVLVGRAA, encoded by the coding sequence ATGACCAAACTGAAGAAGCCTGAGTTCCGTCCGAACGATTTCGTTGTGTATCCCGCGCATGGCGTGGGCAAGATCATCTCGATCGAAGAACAGCAAATTGCCGGAATTCAGCTGGAGCTCTTCGTTATCTCGTTCGAAAAGGACAAGATGACGCTTCGGGTTCCCACCCACAAGGCAACGGAAATCGGCATGCGTGCCCTTTCGGCGCCGGATGTGGTGACCAAGGCTCTGGACACGCTGAAGGGCAAGGCCAAGGTCAAGCGGGCCATGTGGTCGCGCCGCGCGCAGGAATATGAACAGAAGATCAACTCGGGCGACCTGTTGTCGATCGCCGAGGTGGTCCGCGACCTGCACCGCGCCGATGACCAGCGCGAACAAAGCTATTCCGAGCGTCAGCTGTACGAAGCCGCGCTGGAACGCCTGACCCGCGAAGTCGCGGCTGTGTCGGGTGTGGATGAGGCAGGTGCAGCCAAGCAGGTCGACAGCGTCCTCGTCGGTCGCGCGGCCTGA
- a CDS encoding RNA-binding S4 domain-containing protein: protein MAGPSGKPNPGAVPRLRLDKWLWQARFFKTRALASDMIDAGSVRVNGTRVTRPGRDVAQGDVLTFPQGTRIRVIRILALGQRRGPSTEAQALYVDLEPQPDMPDPLE, encoded by the coding sequence TTGGCTGGGCCTTCGGGCAAACCGAACCCTGGGGCTGTCCCGCGCCTGCGGCTGGACAAATGGCTGTGGCAGGCGCGCTTCTTCAAGACGCGCGCCCTTGCCTCTGACATGATCGACGCGGGGTCGGTTCGGGTGAACGGCACCCGCGTTACCCGGCCCGGACGCGATGTGGCGCAGGGGGACGTGCTCACCTTCCCGCAAGGCACGCGAATCCGGGTTATCCGCATCCTTGCGCTGGGCCAGCGTCGCGGCCCGTCGACCGAGGCGCAGGCGCTTTACGTCGACCTTGAACCGCAACCAGACATGCCGGACCCGCTTGAATGA
- a CDS encoding ion transporter, giving the protein MFSRTAIASFLDRPQVARFLIAVILLNAVTLGLETFPAVMDRAGGLILTIDRICLSIFVAELLARLYALGLRFFRSGWNIFDFVIVGISLLPATGGFSVLRALRILRVLRVVSVTPSLRRVVDGLGRALPGMGSVFLLILLIYYIAAVIATKLFASSFPEWFGSLGASAYSLFQIMTLESWSMGIVRPVMDVYPYAWAFFVPFILMTTFAVMNLIVGLIVNSMQEAASEDERAVTEVFEAKVLARLDEIERKIDRKP; this is encoded by the coding sequence ATGTTCAGCCGTACAGCCATTGCCAGTTTTCTTGACCGCCCGCAGGTCGCGCGGTTCCTGATCGCGGTCATCCTGCTCAACGCCGTCACACTGGGGTTGGAGACGTTTCCTGCCGTGATGGACCGGGCGGGCGGGTTGATCCTGACCATTGACCGGATCTGCCTGTCGATCTTTGTGGCCGAACTCTTGGCGCGGCTTTATGCGCTGGGGCTGCGGTTCTTCCGGTCGGGCTGGAACATCTTTGACTTCGTGATCGTCGGCATCTCTCTGCTGCCTGCGACCGGTGGCTTTTCGGTCTTGCGCGCCTTGCGCATCCTGCGGGTGTTGCGGGTGGTGTCGGTCACGCCGTCCTTGCGCCGGGTGGTGGACGGGCTGGGCCGCGCATTGCCGGGCATGGGGTCGGTCTTCCTGCTGATCCTTTTGATCTATTACATCGCCGCCGTGATCGCGACGAAACTGTTCGCCTCCAGCTTTCCCGAATGGTTCGGGTCGCTTGGCGCCAGCGCCTATTCGCTGTTCCAGATCATGACGCTGGAAAGCTGGTCGATGGGCATCGTCCGACCGGTGATGGACGTTTATCCCTACGCCTGGGCCTTCTTTGTGCCCTTCATCCTGATGACGACCTTTGCGGTGATGAACTTGATCGTCGGTCTGATCGTGAATTCGATGCAGGAAGCGGCCAGCGAGGATGAGCGCGCGGTGACCGAGGTTTTCGAGGCCAAGGTGCTGGCGCGGCTGGATGAGATCGAGCGGAAGATCGACCGGAAGCCCTAG
- a CDS encoding alpha/beta fold hydrolase, giving the protein MTDAPFHHDLADAPPGVVCRWLKPGAMRIRVAWWHQGEKGTVLLLPGRTECIEKYGRAAGDLVARGYSVITIDWRGQGLADRALPDRMAGHVGTFAEYQQDLDAMLQAAETAGLPKPWFMMAHSMGGCIGLRALQRGVPVKAAVFSAPMWGISMAAWLRPVAQMVTALAAPTRLAHRYAPTTGPDNYLLQVPFEGNVLTTDRDMWAYMRDQVREVPALGLGGPSLAWLRAALKECAALAALPAPDIPAICALGTAEKVVDVAPVHLRMAGWSNGQLDLYPGAEHEIMMESPSVRKRFFDRAAALYDANRG; this is encoded by the coding sequence GTGACGGACGCCCCCTTCCATCACGATCTGGCCGACGCGCCCCCCGGCGTTGTCTGCCGCTGGCTGAAGCCAGGCGCGATGCGCATCCGCGTGGCGTGGTGGCACCAAGGGGAAAAGGGCACAGTGCTTCTGCTGCCCGGCCGGACGGAGTGTATCGAAAAATACGGCCGCGCGGCGGGTGATCTTGTGGCGCGCGGCTATTCGGTCATCACCATCGACTGGCGTGGTCAGGGCCTTGCCGACCGCGCCCTGCCCGACCGGATGGCAGGCCATGTCGGCACCTTCGCCGAATACCAGCAAGACCTTGATGCCATGCTGCAGGCTGCCGAAACGGCGGGCCTGCCGAAGCCTTGGTTCATGATGGCCCATTCGATGGGCGGCTGCATCGGCCTGCGCGCCCTGCAACGCGGGGTGCCGGTCAAGGCGGCGGTGTTTTCCGCGCCGATGTGGGGCATCTCGATGGCCGCATGGCTGCGCCCGGTGGCGCAGATGGTCACGGCCCTTGCCGCGCCCACCCGGCTTGCCCACCGCTATGCGCCCACCACCGGGCCGGACAACTATCTGCTGCAAGTGCCGTTCGAGGGCAACGTCCTGACCACCGACCGCGATATGTGGGCCTACATGCGCGATCAGGTCAGAGAGGTGCCAGCCCTTGGCCTTGGTGGGCCGTCGCTGGCCTGGTTGCGCGCCGCCTTGAAGGAATGTGCCGCCCTTGCCGCCCTGCCCGCCCCCGATATCCCAGCGATCTGCGCGCTGGGGACGGCGGAAAAGGTGGTCGACGTGGCCCCGGTTCATCTGCGCATGGCCGGCTGGTCCAACGGCCAGCTTGACCTGTACCCCGGTGCGGAACACGAGATCATGATGGAAAGCCCCTCTGTGCGAAAACGCTTCTTCGACCGGGCCGCAGCACTTTACGACGCGAACCGGGGCTAG
- the fdxA gene encoding ferredoxin FdxA translates to MTYIVIDNCIACKYTDCVEVCPVDCFYEGENMLVIHPDECIDCGVCEPECPADAIRPDTEPDMEQWVTFNRKYAVQWPVIVTKKDPLPGYEDRDGETGKLAKYFSEAAGSGG, encoded by the coding sequence ATGACCTATATCGTCATCGATAACTGCATCGCCTGCAAATACACCGACTGCGTCGAGGTATGCCCGGTGGACTGCTTCTACGAAGGCGAGAACATGCTGGTCATCCACCCGGATGAATGCATCGATTGCGGTGTTTGCGAACCCGAATGTCCCGCAGATGCGATCCGCCCGGACACCGAGCCGGATATGGAACAATGGGTGACCTTCAACCGCAAGTATGCCGTGCAATGGCCGGTGATCGTGACCAAAAAGGACCCGCTGCCCGGCTATGAAGACCGCGACGGCGAGACTGGGAAGCTGGCGAAGTACTTCTCGGAAGCGGCGGGTTCTGGCGGCTGA
- a CDS encoding tetratricopeptide repeat protein, with the protein MSLGTRILNSIVAALLPLFLTCAMASALDVEKLDGLFTRLQSAGADEAARIEREIWIEWSKSGSPAMDLLLQRGRDAMSLGDYKTAVEHFTAIIDHSPEFAEAWNARATAYYNSGDYGPSVADIAQVLVLNPRHFGALSGFGAILEETGKTDQALEVYRAALAVHPHLQGVLDAVSRLETQAEGQEL; encoded by the coding sequence ATGAGCCTTGGTACCCGCATTCTCAACAGTATCGTAGCGGCACTTTTGCCGCTTTTCCTGACTTGTGCCATGGCTTCGGCGCTGGATGTTGAAAAGCTTGACGGGCTTTTCACCCGGCTGCAGTCGGCCGGGGCGGATGAGGCGGCGCGGATCGAGCGGGAAATCTGGATCGAATGGTCGAAATCCGGGTCTCCGGCGATGGATCTCTTGCTGCAGCGGGGGCGCGACGCGATGTCCTTGGGTGACTACAAGACAGCCGTTGAGCATTTCACCGCCATCATCGACCATTCGCCCGAGTTTGCCGAGGCGTGGAATGCCCGCGCCACGGCCTATTACAACAGCGGCGACTATGGGCCTTCGGTGGCCGATATCGCGCAGGTGCTGGTGCTGAATCCACGCCATTTCGGGGCGCTGTCGGGCTTTGGTGCGATTCTTGAGGAAACCGGCAAAACGGATCAGGCGCTTGAAGTGTACCGGGCCGCGCTGGCCGTGCATCCGCACCTTCAGGGCGTGCTCGACGCCGTCTCGCGTCTTGAAACCCAGGCCGAGGGCCAGGAGCTTTAA
- a CDS encoding META domain-containing protein has protein sequence MRRRLSLALALSLVPALVSAQDQAPKITGIDWQLLAIDGQMTDGPATLRVEEDGTLSGAAPCNRWSAMNTATLPTLTLSPIRATRMACDRLADEQVFFDALAAMTAIAPDGERNLVLTGPEGRSMEFVIERTVCKTCKTDG, from the coding sequence ATGCGTCGTCGTCTGTCCCTTGCACTCGCCCTTTCGCTGGTTCCCGCCCTCGTGTCCGCCCAAGATCAAGCCCCCAAGATCACCGGCATAGACTGGCAGTTGCTGGCCATCGACGGCCAGATGACCGATGGCCCCGCCACCCTGCGGGTTGAGGAGGATGGCACCCTGTCCGGGGCCGCCCCCTGCAACCGCTGGTCTGCGATGAACACGGCCACGCTGCCCACCCTGACGCTAAGCCCCATCCGCGCGACGCGCATGGCCTGCGACCGGCTTGCCGATGAGCAGGTGTTCTTTGACGCGCTGGCCGCGATGACGGCGATTGCGCCCGACGGGGAGCGCAACCTTGTCCTGACCGGACCAGAGGGGCGCAGCATGGAATTTGTCATCGAACGGACCGTCTGCAAGACCTGCAAGACGGACGGCTGA